A stretch of Manis javanica isolate MJ-LG chromosome 1, MJ_LKY, whole genome shotgun sequence DNA encodes these proteins:
- the ATP6V1B1 gene encoding V-type proton ATPase subunit B, kidney isoform, with translation MATKVDSRPGGLPRGGYNLGTAREHMQAVTRNYITHPRVTYRTVCSVNGPLVVLDEVKFAQYAEIVNFTLPDGTQRSGQVLEVAGTKAVVQVFEGTSGIDAQKTTCEFTGDILRTPVSEDMLGRVFNGSGKPIDKGPVVMAEDFLDINGQPINPHTRIYPEEMIQTGLSPIDVMNSIARGQKIPIFSAAGLPHNEIAAQICRQAGLVRKSKAVLDYHDDNFAIVFAAMGVNMETARFFKSDFEQNGTMGNVCLFLNLANDPTIERIITPRLALTTAEFLAYQCEKHVLVILTDMSSYAEALREVSAAREEVPGRRGFPGYMYTDLATIYERAGRVEGRGGSITQIPILTMPNDDITHPIPDLTGFITEGQIYVDRQLHNRQIYPPINVLPSLSRLMKSAIGAGMTRKDHGDVSSQLYACYAIGKDVQAMKAVVGEEALTSEDLLYLEFLQKFEKNFVSQGPYENRSVFESLDLGWKLLRIFPKEMLKRIPQSVIDEFYSREGAPQDPEPGTEL, from the exons ATGGCCACGAAGGTAGACAGTAGGCCTGGGGGGCTCCCCAGAGGCGGCTACAACCTGGGCACAGCCAGAGAACACATGCAAGCAGTCACCCGAAACTACATCACCCACCCCAGAGTCA CCTACAGGACTGTGTGCAGCGTCAATGGGCCCCTGGTGGTGCTGGATGAGGTCAAG TTCGCCCAGTATGCTGAGATCGTTAACTTCACCCTCCCCGACGGGACTCAGAGGAGTGGCCAGGTGCTCGAGGTGGCTGGGACCAAGGCAGTTGTCCAG GTGTTTGAAGGGACCTCTGGGATTGATGCCCAGAAGACCACCTGTGAATTCACAGGGGACATCCTACGGACTCCAGTGTCAGAGGACATgctgg GGCGGGTTTTCAATGGCTCCGGCAAACCCATCGACAAGGGGCCAGTGGTCATGGCGGAGGACTTCCTGGATATCAACG GCCAGCCCATCAACCCACACACGCGCATCTACCCTGAGGAGATGATTCAGACTGGCCTCTCTCCCATTGATGTCATGAACAGCATTGCCCGTGGTCAGAAGATCCCCATCTTCTCAGCGGCTGGGCTCCCCCACAACGAG ATTGCTGCCCAGATCTGCCGTCAGGCTGGGCTGGTGAGGAAGTCCAAGGCGGTGCTGGATTACCACGATGACAACTTCGCCATTGTCTTTGCAGCCATGGGG GTGAACATGGAGACAGCCAGATTCTTCAAGTCTGACTTTGAGCAGAATGGCACCATGGGGAATGTCTGCCTCTTCCTGAACTTGGCCAACGACCCGAC GATTGAGCGGATCATCACCCCTCGTCTGGCACTGACCACTGCTGAATTTCTTGCCTACCAGTGTGAGAAGCACGTGCTGGTCATACTGACTGACATGAGCTCCTATGCAGAGGCCTTGCGGGAG GTCTCAGCTGCCAGAGAGGAGGTGCCTGGGCGCCGCGGCTTCCCTGGGTACATGTACACAGACCTGGCCACCATCTACGAGCGGGCAGGCCGCGTGGAGGGCCGGGGTGGATCCATCACCCAGATCCCAATCCTCACTATGCCCAATGATG ATATCACCCACCCGATCCCAGACCTGACAGGTTTCATCACAGAAGGACAGATCTACGTGGACAGACAACTGCATAACAGACAG ATCTACCCCCCCATCAATGTGCTCCCCTCCCTGTCTCGGTTGATGAAATCGGCCATTGGGGCGGGCATGACAAGAAAGGACCACGGAGATGTCTCCAGCCAGCTG TACGCCTGCTACGCCATCGGAAAGGACGTGCAGGCCATGAAGGCAGTAGTGGGGGAGGAGGCCCTCACTTCTGAGGACCTGCTGTACCTGGAATTCCTGCAGAAGTTCGAGAAGAACTTCGTCAGCCAGG GCCCCTACGAGAACCGCTCCGTGTTTGAGTCCTTGGACCTAGGCTGGAAGCTGTTGCGTATCTTCCCCAAGGAGATGCTGAAGCGCATCCCGCAGAGCGTGATCGATGAGTTCTACTCCCGCGAGGGGGCGCCGCAGGACCCCGAACCCGGCACCGAGCTCTAG
- the ANKRD53 gene encoding ankyrin repeat domain-containing protein 53 encodes MLQKEHQILKEADFKKWLHCKLPLQSTKQEPSAPCRSIAFSETPNHQGLGPPKSFHPSLEAHLRQTPRPRMQPLVIPKPIYTKSTVRQPKLWNISNNPARSPTTQIGYPQGSRLAVHPDLSSEHDFRSFLDVSSDGHGGTQLRTVAGNQVAPVPQLPFEVIVRELYPSVRPYRMKVPQGFCSVSLSNVPRKRRLGDDSSWTDTLAMNLRETFDDAFLAAVRAHQGSPTLPSPKPSP; translated from the coding sequence ATGTTGCAGAAAGAGCACCAAATTCTAAAAGAGGCTGATTTCAAGAAATGGCTCCATTGCAAGCTGCCGCTCCAAAGCACCAAGCAAGAGCCCAGTGCCCCATGCCGGTCTATTGCCTTCTCCGAGACCCCCAACCACCAGGGATTGGGGCCTCCCAAAAGCTTCCACCCTTCCCTGGAGGCACACCTGCGACAGACACCACGGCCTAGGATGCAGCCCTTGGTGATACCCAAGCCCATTTATACAAAGTCCACGGTCAGGCAGCCCAAGTTGTGGAATATCAGTAACAACCCTGCCAGATCCCCCACCACCCAGATTGGCTACCCACAGGGCAGCCGCCTGGCTGTGCATCCAGACCTCAGCTCGGAGCACGACTTCCGCAGCTTCCTGGACGTGAGTTCTGATGGACATGGTGGGACACAGCTGCGCACGGTGGCTGGCAACCAGGTGGCCCCTGTGCCCCAGCTGCCTTTCGAGGTGATAGTCCGTGAGCTGTACCCTTCAGTGCGGCCCTACAGGATGAAGGTGCCCCAGGGCTTTTGCTCTGTCAGCCTGAGTAATGTGCCTCGGAAACGGCGCTTGGGTGATGACAGCTCCTGGACGGACACCCTGGCCATGAACCTGCGTGAAACATTTGACGATGCCTTCCTGGCAGCTGTGAGAGCCCATCAAGGGTCCCCTActctgccctcccccaagccctccccataA